In bacterium, one genomic interval encodes:
- a CDS encoding TonB-dependent receptor translates to MRRFFTFTLFFFCLNFAAVLSAQDENETQELDQEIKYDISVTADRLEESLKDKTDSITIITRDEIERQQWRYVTDALREVPGLAVVQSGSPGKTTSLFLRGGSSDQVLVLIDGVQINDPFFGGVDIEDITTDNIERVEIVRGPQSPLYGSDAIAGVINIITRTSSRETQMNASFEGGTFETFREKAGVSGSKEKATYALTYSRQDSKGQFDNDEFRQNNVSATGGYAFSNTTELSVNARVHDSHIGIPFSFADTPSPFRNQDTQMTVIGTSLQHSSGDYLNLKGRFSFTHLDFLFEDPEDAFSTLSKHTSRTFQAGLQNDFQLSGTDTLTIGYEFEQQGIDASDAAGPIPDLDDFDTTVNAIYAQNKWESEKWIFTTGFRFDHHSTFGSTVNPRISVAYRPRPDWKIRGGFGTGFRAPTAGDLAFPFFGNPDLDPEKSKSWEFGIDHYWTEHAVFSASYFRNDYEDLISFDPNTFIAGNIAKAKSQGLELSQSADYGNWHFVASYTFLDTEDEIEKHQLFRRPRHTGSARIAYETTQWGTSLRILGVGKRLETDFSTFPSQNVFNPGYVKVDLAGFYRLNSWLKLRGRIENLLDDAYSEALTFPAPGIAGYGGVELGF, encoded by the coding sequence ATGCGGCGTTTTTTCACTTTTACCCTCTTTTTCTTTTGTCTCAATTTCGCGGCCGTTTTATCGGCACAAGACGAAAACGAGACACAAGAGCTCGATCAAGAAATCAAATACGACATCAGCGTTACTGCTGACCGCCTCGAAGAATCTTTAAAAGACAAAACGGACTCTATCACAATCATTACACGGGATGAAATTGAGAGACAACAGTGGCGTTACGTAACAGATGCGCTTCGGGAGGTTCCCGGTCTTGCTGTCGTTCAAAGCGGCTCGCCAGGGAAAACAACATCTCTATTCTTACGTGGTGGTAGTTCGGACCAGGTACTGGTCCTGATTGATGGGGTTCAGATCAATGACCCCTTTTTTGGCGGAGTCGATATCGAAGACATTACAACAGACAACATAGAGCGGGTTGAAATCGTCAGAGGCCCGCAAAGTCCGCTCTACGGTAGCGATGCCATTGCAGGGGTAATCAACATCATCACGCGCACGAGTTCACGTGAAACTCAGATGAACGCTTCTTTTGAAGGCGGGACATTTGAGACGTTTCGTGAAAAGGCAGGAGTCTCCGGATCAAAAGAAAAAGCGACTTATGCGCTGACTTATTCGCGCCAGGACTCAAAGGGACAATTCGACAATGATGAATTTCGCCAGAACAATGTTTCGGCAACTGGAGGCTATGCTTTCAGCAACACAACTGAACTTTCTGTAAATGCCCGCGTTCACGATTCCCATATCGGAATTCCCTTCAGTTTTGCCGATACTCCCTCACCCTTTCGGAACCAGGACACGCAGATGACCGTAATTGGAACTTCGCTGCAACATTCCTCGGGAGATTACCTGAACCTGAAAGGTCGTTTCTCATTTACGCATTTGGATTTTCTGTTTGAAGATCCGGAAGATGCTTTTTCCACATTGTCGAAGCACACTTCAAGAACTTTTCAGGCAGGACTCCAAAATGATTTTCAGCTATCAGGTACGGACACTTTGACAATCGGGTACGAGTTTGAGCAACAAGGAATCGACGCCAGCGATGCAGCCGGACCAATTCCCGATTTGGATGATTTTGATACCACAGTAAATGCGATATACGCCCAAAACAAATGGGAAAGCGAAAAGTGGATCTTCACTACAGGATTCAGATTTGATCATCACAGCACCTTCGGTAGCACCGTTAATCCAAGAATCTCTGTTGCGTACAGGCCACGACCGGATTGGAAGATCAGAGGTGGTTTCGGTACGGGTTTTCGCGCTCCAACGGCCGGCGATCTTGCTTTCCCATTTTTTGGCAATCCCGATCTGGATCCTGAAAAAAGCAAGTCATGGGAATTCGGAATCGATCACTATTGGACTGAGCATGCCGTCTTTTCTGCATCCTATTTCAGAAATGACTATGAGGATTTGATCAGTTTTGATCCCAACACATTTATTGCCGGAAATATAGCGAAAGCAAAAAGCCAGGGCCTGGAGCTGTCACAGTCTGCCGATTACGGCAACTGGCATTTCGTGGCCTCGTACACGTTCTTAGATACGGAAGATGAAATAGAAAAACATCAGTTATTCCGTCGTCCGCGTCATACAGGAAGCGCGAGAATCGCTTATGAAACCACCCAATGGGGAACAAGCTTGCGCATATTAGGTGTCGGAAAAAGACTGGAAACCGACTTCAGTACTTTTCCGAGTCAAAACGTTTTTAATCCGGGCTATGTGAAAGTTGACCTGGCAGGCTTCTATCGTTTGAATTCCTGGTTGAAGTTACGCGGTCGCATCGAGAATCTTTTGGATGATGCATACAGCGAAGCGCTGACATTTCCCGCGCCGGGGATCGCCGGCTATGGCGGCGTGGAATTAGGTTTTTAG
- a CDS encoding cob(I)yrinic acid a,c-diamide adenosyltransferase encodes MSISTKRGDSGQTSLAGGRRVSKGNLRVEGYGVIDELISSIGFARSICKDAEIGELVKGIQRELFLVSSAIATSPDKEVPEVTAGMVDALTDHVHSFEKVEGILSDWSIPGEDPASAAFDVARTVCRRAERNVVGLTEAGEKIQPTVLSYLNRLSDLLWIIGRSIELKSGVNASLRGKDGAGKRWSRAW; translated from the coding sequence ATGAGCATATCCACAAAAAGAGGCGACAGCGGTCAAACGAGTCTTGCCGGCGGACGGAGAGTTTCGAAGGGCAACCTGAGAGTGGAAGGCTACGGAGTGATCGATGAACTTATCTCATCGATCGGCTTTGCTCGCTCTATTTGCAAGGATGCAGAGATCGGTGAGCTGGTAAAAGGCATACAGCGCGAGCTCTTTCTCGTCAGCTCGGCAATTGCTACTTCTCCGGACAAAGAGGTTCCGGAGGTAACTGCCGGCATGGTCGATGCCCTTACAGATCATGTTCATTCTTTTGAAAAAGTAGAAGGAATACTTTCGGATTGGTCCATTCCAGGTGAAGATCCCGCTTCTGCCGCGTTCGATGTTGCAAGAACTGTTTGCCGCCGCGCAGAAAGAAACGTGGTGGGATTAACCGAAGCGGGAGAGAAAATCCAGCCAACGGTTCTGAGCTATTTAAACAGGCTTTCCGATTTACTATGGATCATCGGCAGGTCTATCGAACTGAAATCGGGCGTGAATGCTTCTCTGCGCGGGAAAGATGGCGCAGGCAAGCGATGGTCGCGTGCGTGGTGA
- a CDS encoding cobalamin-binding protein: protein MNRHRRLFVASFLLIFCIAIQSETATQRLISLAPSNTEILFALNAGSNIVGVDDFSDYPLGARDITKIGGSNGKYNFEQIIALKPDLIFAAEVTPPDVIKKLNDLKLAVIVTSESRTTFDNIFSAIRLMGQATGKTGEAKRITDAMKQKLDSIKAKVKTAKTKPRVYWELDATDSAKPFTVGPGNFVNDVITLAGGVNVFAMASKAYPQISAEQVVAANPEVIILSDAAYGITVTSVLQRPGWQKVDAVKNEKVYPIDDSLVSRPGPRIVDGLEAAARLIHPEVFQ from the coding sequence ATGAATCGTCACCGACGGCTGTTTGTTGCGTCATTTCTGCTGATTTTCTGTATCGCAATTCAAAGCGAAACGGCGACGCAGCGCCTGATTTCGCTTGCTCCCAGCAACACCGAAATCCTGTTCGCGCTCAATGCCGGATCTAATATAGTGGGAGTCGACGATTTCAGCGACTACCCTCTCGGGGCACGCGACATTACGAAGATAGGAGGTTCCAATGGGAAGTACAATTTCGAGCAAATCATCGCGCTCAAGCCGGATCTAATCTTTGCCGCTGAAGTCACTCCGCCGGACGTCATCAAAAAACTTAATGATTTGAAGTTGGCTGTAATCGTGACAAGCGAATCCAGGACAACCTTCGATAATATTTTCTCCGCCATCAGGCTCATGGGTCAGGCCACAGGAAAAACCGGCGAGGCGAAGCGCATCACCGATGCGATGAAGCAAAAACTCGATTCGATCAAAGCAAAAGTTAAGACCGCGAAAACAAAACCGCGTGTTTACTGGGAACTCGACGCGACCGATTCGGCGAAACCCTTTACGGTTGGTCCGGGCAATTTTGTGAATGATGTGATCACATTAGCCGGCGGTGTGAATGTATTTGCCATGGCGAGCAAGGCCTATCCGCAAATCAGCGCCGAGCAGGTCGTGGCCGCAAATCCCGAAGTGATTATCCTCTCTGATGCTGCATATGGGATTACCGTGACTTCCGTTTTGCAAAGACCTGGATGGCAAAAGGTGGACGCCGTGAAGAATGAAAAGGTCTATCCGATCGATGATAGCCTGGTCAGCCGTCCAGGTCCTCGCATCGTGGACGGACTCGAAGCGGCCGCCAGGTTGATTCACCCGGAGGTGTTCCAGTGA
- a CDS encoding iron ABC transporter permease, which yields MSAHWSITAIAALGVIVIAILSIGIGSVSIPPLTAIKILLSHLPLLNINPVWSDTFQAILFDIRLPRVVLIALTGAALATSGTAYQSLFRNPLADPYLIGVAAGASLGATVIIAMQVAHPTVINAFAVPLGAFIGATATVALVYQLGRIGRGVPTTTLILAGVAIGSLAVALNTFLFLSMGERTTRLFAFLLGGYAGSGWNAVFAVAFFAMIGFVIMYIHARPLNILLFDEEQAQQLGIHVERVKVIVIVAATLTTAAAVAFSGLIGFVGLIVPHAARFLIGPDHRRLLPLASLFGAGFLMLADLIARTIHAPEEVPLGIVTAFVGAPFFLYMLRRAKHAAFF from the coding sequence GTGAGCGCGCACTGGAGCATCACCGCGATTGCCGCGCTGGGCGTCATCGTTATAGCCATTTTGAGTATCGGCATCGGCAGCGTTTCTATCCCGCCGCTTACGGCGATCAAAATCTTGCTATCGCACCTGCCCTTGCTAAATATTAACCCTGTTTGGTCCGATACCTTCCAAGCAATCTTGTTTGACATTCGCCTGCCGCGCGTCGTGCTGATTGCATTGACCGGTGCAGCACTGGCAACTTCAGGCACGGCTTATCAAAGTCTCTTTCGGAATCCACTCGCCGATCCCTATCTCATCGGCGTTGCTGCGGGCGCGAGTCTGGGCGCAACGGTAATCATCGCGATGCAAGTCGCGCATCCCACGGTAATCAATGCGTTTGCTGTACCGTTGGGCGCCTTCATCGGCGCAACGGCAACAGTGGCTTTGGTTTATCAGCTTGGACGCATCGGGCGCGGTGTTCCGACAACGACACTCATCCTGGCAGGAGTTGCGATAGGGTCGCTTGCGGTGGCGCTGAACACTTTTCTTTTTCTTAGCATGGGTGAGCGGACGACGCGCCTGTTTGCGTTTCTGTTGGGGGGCTATGCCGGCAGCGGATGGAATGCCGTGTTTGCCGTGGCATTTTTCGCGATGATTGGATTCGTGATCATGTACATTCATGCGCGCCCGCTGAATATTTTGCTTTTCGACGAAGAGCAGGCGCAACAACTTGGCATCCACGTTGAGCGGGTGAAGGTTATCGTGATCGTTGCCGCGACGCTTACAACTGCGGCAGCGGTTGCGTTCAGCGGCCTGATAGGATTTGTCGGACTGATCGTGCCGCATGCTGCGCGGTTTTTGATCGGTCCCGATCATCGCCGGCTGCTTCCGCTCGCGTCGCTTTTCGGCGCCGGATTTTTGATGCTCGCTGATTTGATCGCACGCACGATTCATGCGCCGGAGGAAGTGCCGCTGGGCATTGTAACCGCGTTCGTAGGAGCTCCGTTCTTTTTGTATATGCTGCGGCGCGCCAAACATGCAGCGTTTTTCTAG
- a CDS encoding ABC transporter ATP-binding protein, giving the protein MEITIRNISAAYNGRVVLNSFCLRAQASEIVGIIGPNGAGKSSLLRVISGTLRPTGGEVLLDGVNLLALNTVDRAKKIAVVPQSSRLPEAFTAGEVVLAGRTPHLPLFGAERPRDYQIAQDSMARIDAVCYAERRIGELSGGEQQRVLIARALAQEPQILLLDEASAHLDLKHQTAIWSLVRKLARSGLIVLAALHDLNLAAQYADRLALMRQGELLICDEPARVLTREWLKRAYDVSVVVSSHPLYGTPVVALVEEQNE; this is encoded by the coding sequence ATGGAAATCACGATCCGAAATATTTCCGCTGCTTACAATGGGCGTGTTGTCCTGAATAGCTTTTGCTTGCGCGCGCAGGCAAGTGAAATCGTCGGGATCATCGGACCAAATGGCGCGGGGAAATCATCGCTCTTGCGAGTGATCAGCGGAACGCTCAGGCCGACGGGCGGAGAAGTTTTGCTCGATGGCGTGAATTTGCTTGCATTGAACACGGTTGATCGCGCGAAAAAAATTGCGGTCGTGCCGCAAAGTTCACGGTTGCCTGAAGCTTTTACGGCTGGCGAAGTTGTGTTGGCGGGGCGGACGCCGCATTTGCCGCTCTTTGGGGCGGAGCGCCCGCGGGATTATCAGATTGCACAGGATTCAATGGCGCGCATAGATGCGGTTTGTTATGCCGAACGTCGCATCGGCGAATTATCCGGCGGCGAACAGCAGCGCGTGCTGATCGCGCGAGCGCTCGCTCAAGAACCGCAAATTCTGCTGCTGGATGAGGCGAGCGCGCATCTCGATCTCAAGCATCAAACTGCGATCTGGAGCTTGGTGCGAAAACTGGCGCGCTCCGGGTTGATCGTGCTGGCTGCGCTGCACGATTTGAATCTTGCCGCGCAGTACGCAGACCGGCTCGCGCTGATGAGGCAGGGCGAGCTGTTGATTTGTGATGAGCCAGCGCGCGTACTGACGCGCGAATGGCTCAAGCGCGCCTACGACGTTTCGGTGGTCGTCAGTTCCCATCCACTATACGGAACGCCCGTGGTTGCGCTTGTGGAGGAACAAAATGAGTGA
- a CDS encoding cobalamin-binding protein, whose translation MRIVSLLPSATEIVAALGLADQLVAISHECDYPPEAVAGKYRLTRSALPKDLSQYELDAIVSQRIRGGESLYLLDEKLLQELAPDVIFTQELCDVCAVSYSTVVNAACKLSTDPRVVSLEPTSIEGIFDTIRAVGQIAGLSERAEETIAALRQRLARVQKKTQDNSPRPRAFAMEWLDPPYNAGHWVPEMFSIAGAQEILGCAGKPSVRLTWDQIIASQPEYILLMPCGYSLTDIVDAEGCSPLLKSISFPDGWWDLPALQNGNVIAVNANSYFSRSGPRIVDGVELIAKIFHPEILGEPAKTDARRITLVRSAQ comes from the coding sequence ATGCGGATTGTTTCACTTCTTCCGAGCGCGACTGAAATCGTAGCTGCGCTGGGTCTGGCCGATCAATTGGTCGCAATTTCGCACGAATGCGATTATCCGCCTGAAGCAGTCGCGGGCAAATACCGCCTTACGCGCAGCGCGCTGCCAAAAGACCTGAGCCAGTATGAATTGGACGCAATCGTTTCGCAGCGCATTCGGGGTGGCGAAAGTCTGTATTTGCTTGACGAAAAATTACTCCAGGAGCTCGCGCCCGATGTCATCTTCACCCAGGAATTGTGCGATGTGTGCGCGGTTTCGTATTCGACCGTCGTTAACGCGGCCTGCAAGCTCTCGACAGATCCGCGGGTCGTTTCCCTTGAGCCAACCAGCATCGAAGGCATCTTCGATACGATTCGTGCTGTCGGTCAGATCGCAGGCCTTTCTGAGCGGGCCGAAGAAACAATCGCGGCCTTGCGGCAGCGTCTGGCGCGTGTACAGAAGAAAACGCAAGACAATTCACCTCGACCGCGCGCTTTTGCCATGGAGTGGCTCGATCCGCCTTACAACGCCGGACACTGGGTTCCGGAAATGTTTTCGATTGCCGGCGCGCAGGAAATTCTGGGTTGCGCGGGCAAGCCATCGGTGCGTCTGACATGGGATCAAATCATCGCATCTCAACCCGAATATATCCTGCTGATGCCGTGCGGTTATTCATTGACAGATATTGTAGACGCGGAAGGTTGTTCTCCGCTTCTGAAATCAATCTCGTTTCCTGATGGATGGTGGGATTTACCGGCTTTGCAAAACGGCAATGTGATTGCCGTGAATGCGAATTCCTATTTCAGTCGCTCGGGTCCCCGCATCGTTGATGGTGTTGAGCTGATCGCAAAAATTTTCCATCCCGAAATTCTTGGCGAACCCGCGAAGACAGATGCGCGGCGAATTACACTCGTTCGGAGCGCCCAATGA
- a CDS encoding cobyrinate a,c-diamide synthase has translation MKSPRLIIAAPMSGSGKTTITTGLIAALRARGLRVAPFKVGPDYIDPTYHSLAAGCSARNLDGWMLPEEAVAQLFARAAQGADIALIEGVMGLFDGFSGKEDTGSTAHMARILNSPVLLVLDVSAMARSAAAIVQGVCSFDPRVNIAGVILNRVGSEKHAQMVREAIESCTGTPVLGYLQQDDVLTLPERHLGLIPAMEPGRWREWLNTAREKITATVNLERILDLARSAPELPDLIEDPSVAAERKTLAIIAVSRDAAFSFFYEDNLDLLRSAGAEIVFFSPLEDRALPRDTQAVYFCGGFPEIYAADLAANIAMHEEIRSAFDAGMPIYAECGGLMYLTEEILDAQNRAHPMVGLLPGRSVMTRQLILGYRQIRVPADSWLWRAQETMRGHEFHYSTWENHPMDVPPAYELLPNAFQKESRYEGARVGSVIASYVHLHFLARPELAHRFVQAAQKHAG, from the coding sequence ATGAAGTCGCCACGCCTGATCATCGCTGCGCCGATGAGCGGAAGCGGCAAAACAACGATCACCACAGGACTGATCGCTGCGCTCCGCGCACGCGGGTTGCGCGTCGCCCCGTTCAAGGTAGGGCCGGATTACATTGACCCAACGTATCATTCGCTCGCAGCCGGATGTTCTGCTCGCAACCTTGACGGCTGGATGCTTCCCGAAGAAGCTGTCGCGCAACTTTTCGCGCGAGCGGCACAAGGCGCAGATATCGCCCTCATCGAAGGCGTTATGGGATTGTTCGACGGATTTTCGGGCAAAGAGGACACAGGCAGCACGGCCCATATGGCGCGAATCCTGAATTCGCCGGTTCTGCTTGTTCTTGATGTAAGCGCGATGGCGCGCAGTGCTGCGGCGATTGTTCAAGGCGTTTGCAGTTTTGATCCGCGCGTGAATATTGCCGGCGTGATTCTCAATCGCGTTGGAAGCGAGAAACACGCACAGATGGTGCGGGAAGCGATTGAATCTTGCACTGGCACACCCGTCCTTGGCTATCTCCAGCAGGATGATGTTTTGACTCTTCCCGAGCGTCATCTCGGCTTGATTCCAGCGATGGAGCCGGGGCGCTGGCGCGAGTGGCTCAATACTGCGCGGGAAAAGATTACTGCCACTGTAAATCTGGAGCGGATATTGGATCTCGCGCGCTCCGCGCCTGAGCTACCGGACTTGATTGAAGATCCATCCGTTGCGGCCGAGCGAAAGACATTGGCAATCATTGCGGTTTCTCGCGATGCCGCCTTCAGTTTTTTCTACGAAGATAACCTGGATTTATTGCGCTCGGCAGGCGCAGAAATCGTATTCTTCAGCCCGTTGGAGGATCGCGCCTTGCCGCGCGACACACAGGCCGTTTATTTTTGCGGCGGTTTTCCCGAGATTTATGCGGCAGACCTTGCCGCAAATATTGCAATGCATGAGGAAATCCGATCCGCATTTGATGCGGGAATGCCGATTTACGCCGAATGCGGCGGCTTGATGTATTTGACCGAAGAGATTCTGGATGCACAGAATCGAGCGCATCCTATGGTTGGTCTTTTGCCTGGCCGTTCGGTGATGACCAGACAATTGATTCTTGGCTATCGCCAGATTCGCGTCCCGGCTGACTCGTGGCTGTGGCGCGCGCAAGAAACAATGCGTGGACACGAATTTCATTATTCCACCTGGGAGAATCATCCGATGGATGTGCCGCCGGCATACGAGCTGCTGCCGAATGCATTTCAAAAAGAATCGCGCTACGAAGGCGCGCGTGTCGGCAGTGTGATTGCGTCGTACGTGCACTTGCATTTTCTCGCCAGGCCCGAGCTGGCGCATCGATTTGTACAGGCGGCCCAAAAACATGCCGGGTAA
- a CDS encoding cobyric acid synthase → MPGKTLMIQGTASHVGKSVLTAAICRILHEDGWRVAPFKAQNMALNSYVTPEGGEIGRAQAMQASACRIEPHVDMNPILMKPNHDTEAQIIFRGRPVKNMSVAEYAAFKKEIFPRVLESLQRLKQDYGIVVIEGAGSPAEINLKEQDIVNMKIAAEAAAPVVLVGDIDRGGVFASFVGTMELLDPVERDNIAAFLINKFRGDASLLTSGIDYLKQRTGKPALGVIPFWKRLNLPEEDSLSKKTFDRDSEKSIRVRVILLPHLSNFTDFDAFQQEPDVALRYASSVADCESADLIILPGSKSTIADLGYLRDAGFVEFLSKKPQETTLLGICAGFQMLGRKIFDPLKVESLTEEADGIGLVPSSTVFQQEKETRQVSGDLFETSLPMRGYEIHHGSVRFESSYTPFFLIRDGRSPVRSEGYSDPARNIYGSSIHGIFDQPEFRRWFLNRIRKKKGWEPLNVLSIDPDLAYQELAAMVRKNIDMDLLYRIIEKKI, encoded by the coding sequence ATGCCGGGTAAGACTCTCATGATTCAAGGCACCGCTTCTCACGTTGGGAAAAGCGTGCTGACCGCCGCCATCTGCCGGATACTTCATGAGGACGGCTGGCGAGTTGCTCCTTTTAAAGCTCAAAACATGGCTCTCAACTCTTATGTCACTCCAGAAGGCGGGGAAATTGGAAGGGCGCAAGCCATGCAGGCTTCGGCGTGCAGAATCGAACCGCATGTTGACATGAACCCGATTCTCATGAAACCAAATCATGATACGGAAGCCCAGATCATCTTTCGCGGGCGACCTGTAAAAAATATGTCCGTTGCCGAATACGCTGCTTTTAAGAAGGAGATATTCCCACGGGTGCTGGAAAGCCTGCAACGGTTAAAGCAAGACTATGGAATCGTCGTCATCGAAGGGGCAGGCAGTCCTGCTGAAATCAACTTGAAGGAACAGGACATCGTGAATATGAAAATTGCCGCGGAAGCCGCTGCGCCTGTTGTTCTGGTTGGCGATATCGATCGAGGCGGCGTTTTCGCCTCTTTTGTCGGCACCATGGAGCTGTTGGATCCGGTGGAGCGCGATAACATTGCGGCGTTCTTGATCAACAAGTTCCGCGGAGATGCTTCACTCCTTACATCCGGCATTGATTATCTGAAACAGCGAACAGGAAAACCGGCGCTGGGAGTGATTCCGTTCTGGAAAAGACTTAATCTGCCGGAAGAGGATTCGCTTTCAAAAAAGACTTTTGATCGCGATTCTGAGAAATCGATCCGCGTCCGGGTGATCCTGCTTCCTCATCTTTCCAACTTCACAGACTTCGATGCCTTTCAGCAGGAGCCTGATGTGGCCTTGCGCTATGCGAGCAGCGTGGCTGATTGCGAAAGTGCTGATTTGATCATCCTTCCCGGCAGTAAGTCCACAATAGCGGATCTCGGTTATTTAAGAGATGCGGGTTTTGTAGAATTCCTCAGCAAAAAGCCGCAGGAGACGACCCTGTTGGGCATCTGCGCCGGCTTTCAAATGCTTGGCAGAAAGATTTTCGATCCTCTGAAAGTTGAATCCCTGACTGAAGAAGCAGACGGGATCGGTTTGGTTCCTTCGAGCACTGTTTTTCAACAGGAAAAGGAAACAAGGCAGGTTTCCGGGGACCTGTTTGAAACATCGCTTCCAATGCGCGGCTACGAGATTCATCATGGCTCGGTTCGATTCGAAAGTTCGTACACACCTTTCTTTCTGATACGGGATGGACGCTCGCCAGTGAGATCGGAAGGGTATTCCGATCCGGCCAGGAATATTTATGGATCCAGTATTCACGGGATCTTCGATCAACCCGAATTTCGTAGATGGTTCTTAAACCGGATCCGCAAAAAGAAAGGCTGGGAACCCCTTAACGTACTTTCCATCGATCCGGATCTGGCATATCAGGAATTGGCGGCAATGGTCCGGAAGAACATCGACATGGATCTTTTGTACCGCATCATCGAGAAAAAAATATGA
- a CDS encoding sugar phosphate isomerase/epimerase, translated as MKASIQEARKLLSAFHGMKGSFPFRLGTTSYIYQGEIVPNVELLGDFLDEVQLLLFEGENHSNIRDHSTILQLNQLAEQKNISYSIHLPLDAYPGHEDETIRRNSVAMIRHIYEVGIELQCRRFIFHYASRNPDGKPFNDLRNWRDQLCKSTEELLASGIDPQLLCVENLSYPFSWVADLVENYGFATCIDIGHLRVNHFPVKRHIKKYLKTTRVVHLHGLKNGIDHNGLSSKDRRSTRQLFQVMDELGYRETVILEVFQLDHLTESLQSFQKFWRQWQKRKLYS; from the coding sequence ATGAAAGCGTCCATTCAGGAAGCCCGCAAGCTGCTGAGCGCTTTTCATGGAATGAAAGGCAGTTTCCCGTTTCGATTGGGAACTACATCCTATATTTATCAGGGTGAAATCGTTCCCAATGTGGAACTGCTGGGAGACTTTCTGGATGAAGTCCAGCTTTTGCTTTTCGAAGGAGAGAACCATTCGAACATTCGTGATCACTCCACCATCCTTCAATTGAATCAGCTTGCGGAGCAGAAGAACATTTCTTATTCGATTCATCTACCGCTCGATGCCTATCCCGGACATGAAGACGAAACGATTCGCAGAAACTCCGTAGCGATGATCCGGCATATCTACGAAGTGGGTATTGAGCTGCAATGCCGTCGCTTCATTTTTCATTATGCAAGCCGCAACCCGGATGGAAAACCGTTCAACGATTTACGGAATTGGCGGGACCAGCTCTGTAAATCTACAGAAGAGCTACTGGCCTCCGGCATCGATCCACAGTTGCTGTGCGTAGAAAATCTGTCGTATCCGTTTTCATGGGTTGCGGACCTCGTGGAGAACTATGGCTTTGCAACCTGCATCGATATCGGGCATCTGCGCGTGAATCATTTTCCCGTCAAGCGTCATATCAAGAAATATCTCAAAACCACCAGGGTGGTTCATCTGCACGGATTAAAAAATGGCATCGATCACAACGGACTTTCCAGCAAAGACAGGCGAAGCACCAGGCAGTTATTTCAAGTAATGGATGAGCTCGGGTACCGGGAGACGGTCATCTTGGAAGTCTTTCAGCTCGATCATTTGACAGAGAGTCTACAATCCTTCCAAAAATTTTGGCGACAATGGCAAAAGCGGAAATTGTACTCATAA
- the cobU gene encoding bifunctional adenosylcobinamide kinase/adenosylcobinamide-phosphate guanylyltransferase, producing the protein MAKAEIVLITGGARSGKSAQALRLASARPGIFLATAEALDQEMKERIRQHRLERSAEWKTIEEPVLPARILTENHTDTVVVDCITLWLSNLLMRSYDQEQIEREVSVLCEALQAREATTILVTNEVGMGIVPEHASGRLFRDVAGKTNQRIAAMAHCVIFMVSGLPLYIK; encoded by the coding sequence ATGGCAAAAGCGGAAATTGTACTCATAACCGGCGGCGCCAGAAGCGGAAAAAGCGCCCAGGCTCTGCGTCTGGCCTCAGCGCGCCCCGGGATCTTCCTTGCAACAGCCGAAGCATTGGATCAGGAAATGAAAGAACGGATCCGCCAGCACCGGTTGGAAAGAAGCGCTGAATGGAAAACGATTGAAGAGCCTGTGTTGCCGGCAAGAATCCTCACGGAGAATCACACGGACACGGTGGTGGTGGACTGCATCACACTCTGGCTGTCGAATCTCCTGATGCGTTCTTATGATCAAGAGCAGATCGAAAGAGAAGTGTCCGTTCTGTGTGAGGCACTTCAGGCCAGAGAAGCTACTACAATTTTAGTAACCAATGAGGTCGGAATGGGAATTGTGCCGGAGCACGCTTCCGGCCGCCTGTTTCGAGATGTGGCCGGCAAGACGAATCAAAGAATTGCGGCGATGGCCCACTGTGTGATCTTCATGGTCAGTGGATTACCACTCTATATAAAGTGA